A DNA window from Paenibacillus sp. HWE-109 contains the following coding sequences:
- a CDS encoding endonuclease domain-containing protein, which yields MRDQLQEQVDNYVSQHLAVRNGERYRRLSEGHGYAERLFLSQIWLPAFGNFNDLHPEYEVKDFRDGTRFLDFAFLRHALKLAIEIDGYGSHSAQISRRQFSDQWIRQNHLMMDGWKILRFSFDDIKHRPRMCIQLLQQFMGRFFGGSTQSIYALDCMEKEIIRFTWALDRPLTPQDVCEILSVKSQKARRS from the coding sequence TTGAGGGATCAATTGCAGGAGCAGGTTGACAACTATGTTTCACAACATCTGGCAGTACGGAATGGTGAACGCTATCGCCGACTTAGTGAGGGTCATGGTTATGCGGAACGATTGTTTCTTAGCCAGATTTGGTTGCCTGCGTTTGGCAACTTTAATGACCTTCACCCTGAGTACGAAGTAAAAGACTTCCGTGACGGCACGCGCTTTCTCGATTTCGCTTTCCTTCGGCATGCACTAAAACTGGCTATCGAAATCGATGGTTATGGTTCGCATTCTGCCCAAATAAGTCGCAGACAATTTTCCGACCAGTGGATCCGCCAAAATCACCTGATGATGGATGGATGGAAAATCTTACGGTTCTCATTCGACGATATCAAACACCGGCCGCGCATGTGCATACAACTGTTGCAGCAATTTATGGGCCGCTTCTTTGGCGGAAGCACTCAATCAATCTATGCCTTAGATTGTATGGAGAAGGAAATCATCCGTTTCACTTGGGCCTTGGACAGACCCCTGACCCCGCAAGATGTCTGTGAGATACTCTCCGTGAAGAGTCAGAAAGCCAGACGGAGCTAA
- a CDS encoding alpha/beta fold hydrolase, with translation MVHFNQLLNYIGYLVMCQLCNHLPKFGIRCILPDFRGCDKSTRPWSGYPYDRMADDIRVRIRSEMRTFYFYFVVI, from the coding sequence ATGGTTCATTTCAATCAACTTTTAAATTATATAGGATATTTGGTGATGTGTCAACTATGCAACCACCTCCCCAAATTCGGCATCCGCTGCATTCTCCCCGACTTTCGCGGTTGCGACAAATCCACCCGACCTTGGTCGGGCTATCCGTATGATCGGATGGCCGATGACATACGAGTTAGAATCCGCTCCGAAATGAGAACCTTTTATTTCTATTTTGTGGTAATATAA
- a CDS encoding OsmC family protein: MSEHRFELKAAWSGGLDGTGHLRSGQLNTAISVPKELDGPGVGTNPEELLLAAAATCYLITLGMLLKRQGITAIELNSEILVQSNPAMKVEQIIHRPRIAVPSDTSHEQLDKIRKAAYRAEMTCMISKALKGNVEVSVEPEITHQSVE, translated from the coding sequence ATGAGCGAGCATCGGTTTGAACTAAAAGCGGCATGGTCCGGAGGCTTGGATGGGACAGGCCATCTCCGTTCGGGACAGCTGAACACGGCCATTTCGGTACCGAAAGAATTAGATGGCCCAGGTGTTGGGACGAACCCGGAGGAGCTGCTTCTGGCCGCTGCGGCAACCTGCTATTTGATTACGCTGGGCATGCTGCTGAAGCGACAAGGGATTACTGCGATTGAACTGAACTCGGAAATCTTGGTTCAAAGCAATCCAGCTATGAAAGTAGAACAAATCATTCATCGTCCGCGCATCGCCGTTCCTTCTGATACTTCCCATGAGCAATTGGACAAAATAAGGAAAGCTGCTTACCGGGCAGAGATGACCTGCATGATCAGCAAAGCGCTAAAGGGAAATGTTGAAGTCTCCGTGGAACCGGAGATTACTCACCAATCAGTGGAGTAG
- a CDS encoding cache domain-containing sensor histidine kinase, whose protein sequence is MNLNKKVFIGFLLFIIIPLFVLGSAVYTVSQQLIEKKYGDLTEVTLQAISRNIYYMFKEANYFSDFWMVKDGIQGIYRTMDEVKPNDDAPSSYDLNTFDTLLRGSILTYSPIQSVVIYNNVGKSFSAGRTSGSALPWKALNNSTAFEQIKVLNGSPLWIGPSEHKEFGSGRGEFYQARMVKDFWTMDNLGYMLLKFKFNELDQIFKSFNTNEENDKRYLLVNKSGLILYDNKQHLEGANVLQLLPGKLDLGQYNHSFQANFQNEKSLVSLYHLQINQMGVQDWSVVSITSWKSVAGEIETIMKLVAGITFVCLFFALVYNLVFVRRIIQLILRMLSSMKKVERGDLTTRMEESGKDETTALARGFNSLVVRVEDLLDEVKRQQDRKNKAELMLLQAQIKPHFLFNTLESINVLAIQNQGKKVSQMVYRLGNLLRIGMESREEITLKQELEHLKSYLEIQEFRFEDQFQYEIDAPPELLDFYILKLTLQPLVENAIQHGFEPIAYKGLITIKIVDEDERIALYVSDNGIGISAEKLAKFHYKTELETPFHEIMDANEERRGLGVSNVADRIRIQYGEIYGMFICSQEGYGTTMKIVIPKIKGEGL, encoded by the coding sequence ATGAATTTGAACAAAAAAGTATTTATCGGCTTCTTACTGTTTATTATTATCCCTTTATTCGTGCTGGGCTCGGCCGTGTATACCGTGTCTCAACAGTTGATTGAGAAGAAATATGGCGATTTGACAGAGGTTACTTTGCAAGCGATTTCCCGGAACATTTATTACATGTTCAAAGAAGCGAATTATTTCTCCGATTTTTGGATGGTTAAAGATGGGATTCAAGGCATTTATCGAACCATGGATGAAGTGAAACCGAATGATGATGCGCCTTCCTCTTATGATTTAAATACATTTGATACGTTGCTCCGGGGGTCCATTCTGACGTATTCACCGATCCAATCCGTGGTTATTTATAATAATGTAGGAAAATCTTTTAGCGCGGGACGAACAAGCGGCAGTGCATTGCCCTGGAAAGCATTGAATAACAGCACAGCCTTCGAGCAAATCAAAGTACTGAACGGCAGTCCGCTATGGATCGGACCTTCTGAGCATAAAGAGTTCGGGAGCGGGCGAGGAGAATTTTATCAAGCGCGCATGGTCAAAGATTTCTGGACGATGGACAATTTGGGGTACATGCTGCTGAAATTTAAATTTAATGAGCTGGACCAGATTTTCAAATCTTTTAATACGAATGAAGAAAATGATAAGCGCTACCTACTCGTCAATAAGAGCGGGCTTATTCTATATGATAATAAGCAGCATTTGGAAGGTGCAAATGTGCTTCAGCTATTGCCCGGGAAATTGGACCTGGGGCAATACAACCATAGCTTTCAGGCTAACTTTCAAAACGAGAAGAGTTTAGTCTCCCTCTATCATTTACAGATTAATCAGATGGGTGTGCAGGATTGGAGTGTTGTTTCGATCACCTCATGGAAGTCCGTAGCCGGGGAAATTGAGACCATTATGAAGCTGGTGGCTGGCATTACATTTGTCTGTTTATTTTTTGCGCTGGTCTATAATTTGGTCTTCGTCCGCCGCATTATTCAATTGATTTTGCGCATGCTTTCTTCTATGAAAAAGGTAGAACGCGGAGATTTGACGACACGCATGGAAGAGAGCGGGAAGGACGAGACGACCGCGCTGGCCCGTGGATTTAATAGTTTGGTCGTACGGGTGGAGGATTTGCTTGATGAGGTCAAACGCCAGCAGGATCGTAAAAATAAAGCGGAGCTGATGCTGCTGCAAGCCCAAATCAAGCCGCACTTCTTATTTAATACATTGGAATCCATCAATGTGCTGGCGATTCAGAATCAAGGCAAAAAAGTAAGTCAGATGGTGTATCGACTTGGCAATTTGCTGCGGATCGGGATGGAAAGCAGGGAAGAGATTACGCTGAAGCAGGAGCTTGAGCATCTTAAGAGCTATTTGGAGATCCAGGAATTCCGTTTCGAAGATCAGTTCCAATATGAGATTGATGCGCCTCCTGAACTGTTGGATTTCTACATATTAAAGCTGACGTTACAGCCTTTAGTGGAAAATGCGATTCAACACGGCTTTGAGCCTATTGCGTATAAAGGTTTGATCACGATCAAGATCGTGGATGAAGATGAGCGTATTGCCCTGTATGTGAGTGATAACGGTATCGGCATCAGTGCGGAGAAATTAGCGAAATTTCATTATAAAACAGAGCTTGAGACTCCTTTTCACGAAATAATGGATGCCAATGAAGAACGAAGAGGACTTGGGGTCAGCAATGTAGCCGACCGGATAAGAATCCAGTATGGCGAAATCTATGGCATGTTTATTTGCAGTCAAGAAGGGTACGGTACGACGATGAAGATCGTGATCCCAAAAATTAAGGGGGAAGGCTTATGA
- a CDS encoding response regulator: protein MRLKAILADDEPNILRNLQAVIPWDELEIDIVGTAKNGLEALELCEMHVPDMVMSDIRMPLMDGITFVQKLREINEECTVLMVTGYQDFEYARSLMRVGVSDYILKPINYEELENSINKLANEMRERKISHLEEQMKWGKMKNLAYEKILQDVLMNYTEITTHTLLPIDNMDLETLSYLFAMIDVDNYSQKSLPWTEQERKLWNFAVRNVLQDSLTDEQLKFSVLQMREGEWCLLIQWEDADESQVQAKLNEIALRLQNNVLQSVKLGISVGFFPVAVGLHQLSETYRKLQRFFQLNLGKQQCVLIYKESKELSDASNSLWFLVEEIVAGLKQLNRGKTEDALNRLKLLLEGLPDSSFARAYQMLHFLILHLLRELREMNSVDIHEEEQIWRLLDKSECIQHLLQVMVQLVAIGLEGTNKKKNSELLMAAAKEYIRTHYANDFGIEDVASSLGISSSYFSLLFKQYFGETFVEYVTKHRMELAKSMLLLSDKSITEIGKSCGYLERRYFTKVFQKFTGEIPSEYRDKRKDVK, encoded by the coding sequence ATGAGACTCAAGGCAATTTTGGCCGATGATGAGCCTAATATTTTACGGAATTTGCAGGCAGTAATCCCTTGGGATGAGCTTGAGATTGATATTGTGGGCACAGCCAAGAATGGTTTAGAGGCACTGGAACTTTGTGAAATGCATGTTCCTGATATGGTGATGAGTGACATTCGAATGCCGCTGATGGATGGGATAACGTTTGTGCAAAAACTGCGTGAAATCAATGAGGAATGTACGGTGCTGATGGTCACCGGGTATCAAGATTTCGAATATGCGCGTTCTTTGATGCGGGTGGGTGTGAGTGATTACATTTTAAAACCCATTAATTATGAAGAGTTAGAGAATAGTATTAACAAACTGGCCAATGAAATGAGAGAGAGAAAGATCAGTCATTTGGAGGAACAGATGAAGTGGGGCAAAATGAAAAATTTGGCCTATGAGAAGATTTTGCAGGATGTCTTGATGAATTATACCGAAATTACAACGCATACGCTTCTGCCGATCGATAATATGGATCTTGAAACACTGAGTTATCTGTTTGCTATGATTGATGTTGATAATTATTCGCAGAAATCGCTTCCTTGGACCGAACAGGAACGGAAGCTTTGGAATTTCGCTGTCCGCAATGTGCTGCAGGACTCTTTGACAGATGAGCAGTTGAAATTCTCAGTCCTTCAGATGCGGGAAGGGGAATGGTGCCTGTTGATCCAATGGGAGGACGCGGATGAAAGCCAAGTGCAGGCGAAATTAAATGAAATCGCGCTGCGGCTGCAAAACAACGTATTGCAATCCGTGAAATTAGGGATCAGTGTCGGATTTTTTCCGGTAGCCGTAGGATTGCATCAATTGTCGGAAACGTACCGCAAGCTGCAAAGATTTTTTCAGCTGAATCTGGGAAAACAGCAATGTGTGCTGATCTATAAGGAGTCCAAGGAGCTTTCGGATGCCAGCAATTCACTGTGGTTTCTGGTCGAGGAGATTGTTGCTGGACTGAAACAGTTGAACCGCGGCAAGACCGAAGACGCCTTGAATCGTTTGAAACTGCTGCTGGAAGGGCTGCCTGACAGTTCATTCGCCAGAGCCTATCAGATGCTGCATTTTCTCATTCTTCACCTGCTGCGGGAACTTCGGGAAATGAATTCTGTGGACATTCACGAAGAGGAGCAAATTTGGCGTCTATTGGACAAGAGTGAATGCATTCAACATCTGCTTCAGGTCATGGTTCAACTGGTCGCGATCGGTTTGGAAGGAACGAATAAGAAGAAAAATAGCGAGCTGCTAATGGCAGCTGCGAAGGAATATATTCGGACGCACTATGCCAATGATTTCGGCATTGAGGATGTTGCGAGTTCTCTTGGGATCAGTTCCAGCTACTTCAGCTTACTATTCAAGCAGTATTTTGGAGAGACATTTGTTGAGTACGTCACCAAGCACCGGATGGAACTGGCTAAGTCGATGCTGCTGCTCAGTGACAAAAGTATTACGGAGATCGGGAAATCGTGCGGTTATTTGGAGCGGCGTTATTTCACAAAGGTTTTTCAGAAATTTACCGGTGAAATTCCATCTGAGTATCGAGATAAACGCAAAGATGTGAAGTAG
- a CDS encoding extracellular solute-binding protein, which produces MRTRALISVAGVIAATFIVSACSGLNLNREQNIRNTGESVNRQTQKVETVMLTIRHTQVKDTQKKRLAMLQEVVKATEAKVPGLSITLDGVEDKVNRFEKLRSEMAAGNPPEIFDLFGGTDTKDYVKADRLLDLTPILGELGLMDKFYSFEEFTVDGKIYGIPMAGYVEGLYYNKKLLAQAQIAPPKTWEELLAAAAVFKAKKVTPFAVAAKDSWVINMMSNTMWVRTAGSDTIEGFLDGSKKWTDANVVDAFEKYHLLVKNGYFQEGSLALSYAEQQNKFSSGEAAFMFDGSWANTPLLDPEKSAIVHDVGFMSFPAMGGPGDGYINGGWSNAYGFSKKVTPAQLVAIKEFIRQMYNEPMQKRQLIEEGMPPAMKLQDISNVNPLITQILTVFADSKGAFPAFDSRIQTKVREKLERGMQELIGGRTNPASLMSEIQKQQEASNKEETHTR; this is translated from the coding sequence ATGAGAACTAGAGCGTTGATTTCGGTTGCTGGCGTAATAGCTGCAACATTCATCGTATCAGCTTGCAGCGGTTTAAATTTGAACAGAGAGCAGAATATCCGCAATACGGGTGAATCGGTCAATCGTCAAACTCAGAAAGTGGAAACGGTTATGCTGACCATTCGCCATACGCAAGTGAAGGATACGCAGAAGAAACGGCTGGCGATGCTGCAGGAGGTTGTGAAAGCAACCGAAGCGAAAGTACCTGGTCTGTCTATTACTTTGGATGGGGTTGAGGACAAAGTCAATCGTTTCGAAAAGCTGAGATCTGAGATGGCCGCGGGCAATCCACCGGAAATATTTGACCTGTTCGGCGGCACGGATACGAAGGATTATGTCAAAGCCGATCGGCTGTTGGATCTGACCCCCATACTAGGTGAGCTAGGTTTAATGGATAAATTCTATAGTTTTGAAGAGTTTACTGTTGACGGTAAAATTTATGGCATTCCCATGGCTGGTTATGTAGAAGGCTTGTACTATAACAAAAAGCTGTTAGCGCAGGCCCAAATCGCTCCCCCGAAAACCTGGGAGGAACTGCTGGCTGCCGCGGCAGTGTTTAAAGCGAAGAAAGTGACCCCCTTTGCCGTAGCGGCCAAAGATTCCTGGGTTATTAACATGATGAGCAACACGATGTGGGTGCGAACTGCTGGCAGCGATACGATTGAAGGATTCTTGGATGGCAGCAAAAAATGGACGGATGCGAATGTTGTTGACGCCTTCGAGAAGTATCATTTGTTAGTGAAAAATGGCTACTTCCAAGAAGGAAGCTTGGCCTTGTCCTATGCCGAACAGCAAAATAAATTCAGCAGCGGCGAAGCAGCTTTCATGTTCGATGGCAGCTGGGCGAATACGCCGCTGTTGGATCCGGAGAAATCAGCTATCGTGCATGATGTCGGCTTTATGAGTTTTCCTGCGATGGGAGGCCCTGGCGATGGCTATATTAATGGCGGTTGGTCGAATGCTTATGGTTTCTCCAAAAAAGTAACACCAGCCCAACTCGTGGCAATCAAAGAGTTTATTAGACAAATGTATAACGAGCCTATGCAAAAAAGACAGCTGATTGAGGAAGGCATGCCTCCAGCGATGAAACTTCAGGACATCAGCAATGTGAATCCGCTGATTACCCAAATCTTAACCGTGTTTGCAGACAGCAAAGGCGCTTTTCCAGCCTTCGATTCCCGTATTCAGACGAAGGTTCGTGAAAAATTAGAGCGTGGTATGCAAGAATTAATCGGAGGCAGAACGAATCCTGCTTCTCTCATGAGTGAAATACAGAAGCAGCAGGAAGCTTCGAATAAGGAAGAAACCCATACCAGATAA
- a CDS encoding carbohydrate ABC transporter permease, producing the protein MNKIGKNPWAYAIFTIPTLVLISVFFLYPLMMSLRYGFTQWNGIMPARFNGLTNFVTAFQDKYFWIAVRNNITFICFSIGVQIPVIVCLALLVSKVRRGKSVYKTMIFLPTILSTAVVGVIWSFIYHPQAGLLNQVLATIGLAAWQHVWLAEASTAMLSILVTNAWQWIGFYVVLVISAIYTIPKTILEAAEIDGAGGFRQTWWITLPLLRPIIVVMMLLSMIGAMKALDIVFVMTGGNPYGITEVMATYMYKKAYRIGEYGFANSIALLILLFTGILTAVFGLLTDKQEEVRY; encoded by the coding sequence ATGAATAAAATAGGTAAGAACCCGTGGGCTTACGCCATCTTTACGATTCCGACACTGGTGTTAATTTCTGTCTTCTTTCTATACCCATTGATGATGTCTCTGCGGTATGGCTTCACACAGTGGAACGGAATTATGCCCGCCCGTTTTAATGGTCTGACGAACTTCGTGACCGCATTTCAGGATAAATATTTTTGGATAGCGGTAAGAAATAATATCACGTTTATATGCTTTTCAATCGGGGTACAGATTCCAGTTATAGTCTGTCTCGCACTCTTGGTCAGCAAAGTCAGACGCGGGAAGAGCGTATACAAAACGATGATTTTCCTCCCGACGATTCTCTCGACAGCTGTTGTCGGTGTCATTTGGAGCTTCATCTATCATCCACAGGCTGGACTGCTCAATCAAGTGCTGGCGACGATTGGATTAGCAGCTTGGCAGCATGTTTGGCTGGCAGAAGCGTCAACGGCGATGCTCTCCATTTTAGTTACAAATGCTTGGCAATGGATTGGCTTCTATGTTGTCCTTGTTATTTCTGCCATTTATACCATCCCTAAGACGATTCTGGAGGCTGCTGAAATCGATGGAGCGGGCGGATTTCGGCAGACTTGGTGGATTACGCTTCCTTTATTGCGGCCGATCATCGTCGTCATGATGCTGTTAAGCATGATTGGAGCGATGAAAGCTTTGGACATCGTCTTCGTGATGACTGGCGGGAATCCATACGGGATCACCGAGGTCATGGCTACTTATATGTATAAAAAAGCATACCGAATTGGGGAGTATGGCTTTGCGAACAGCATCGCTCTGCTTATTCTGTTGTTTACCGGCATATTGACCGCTGTATTTGGCCTGTTGACAGATAAACAGGAGGAGGTGCGTTATTGA
- a CDS encoding carbohydrate ABC transporter permease has protein sequence MKGNPLRRVFPHAVLAIYIGISLFPLVWVLNSSFKTNKEIIASPWSLPQELLVANYWNAWTGTHISQYFMNSLFISVVSAAVTLTLGTATSYALTRMKFARLSKVIGRVLLLALIVPVGSLLIPLLLLLRDLQLYNTPLALILPYITMGLPLTVFMVSAMMKSIPSELEEAGIMDGLSIYGILWRVIVPLAGPPLVPVFMLDFLSNWNEFMMANLFLTKEKFRTLPVSMVAFYDQLNMNYGSLCAAIMFSLIPVVLIYLIVQKRIIASVKA, from the coding sequence TTGAAGGGAAATCCTTTACGCCGTGTCTTCCCGCATGCTGTCCTTGCGATTTATATAGGAATTAGCTTGTTTCCATTAGTTTGGGTGTTGAATTCTTCTTTCAAAACCAATAAAGAGATTATTGCATCACCCTGGTCTTTGCCACAGGAGTTGCTGGTAGCGAATTATTGGAATGCCTGGACAGGTACCCATATCAGTCAATATTTTATGAACAGCCTATTTATTTCAGTAGTTTCCGCAGCCGTGACGCTTACGTTGGGAACAGCAACCTCATATGCCTTGACCCGAATGAAGTTTGCAAGGCTAAGTAAAGTGATAGGACGTGTGCTGCTGCTTGCTTTGATTGTTCCTGTTGGATCACTGCTCATCCCTTTGTTGCTGCTGCTCAGGGATTTGCAGTTGTATAATACACCGCTTGCATTAATTCTGCCCTACATAACGATGGGGCTGCCCTTGACTGTGTTTATGGTGAGCGCGATGATGAAATCGATTCCGAGTGAATTAGAGGAAGCGGGAATTATGGACGGCTTATCGATTTATGGCATTCTATGGCGCGTCATTGTCCCTTTGGCAGGACCGCCTCTCGTTCCCGTGTTTATGCTTGATTTCCTCAGCAACTGGAATGAATTTATGATGGCTAATTTATTTTTGACGAAAGAGAAGTTTCGGACACTGCCTGTCAGCATGGTAGCCTTTTATGATCAATTGAATATGAACTATGGTTCTTTGTGCGCAGCGATTATGTTTAGTCTGATTCCTGTTGTTCTTATTTATCTGATCGTACAGAAGCGTATCATTGCAAGTGTTAAAGCCTAA
- the nagZ gene encoding beta-N-acetylhexosaminidase, with product MSLSSTNSHQPLTLRQKVGQLFICGFESLEPNEAITQLIEKYGLGGVIYFRRNVNDAHQLAQLSNDLQTMSQQSGGQPLFIAVDQEGGMVSRIEKGATLLPGNMALGAAFAPAGVYASSKVMGKELRQMGVNMNFAPCLDINNNRLNPVIGVRSYGETAAIVSDMGTHAVKGLQDMGVIATVKHFPGHGDTSEDSHHDLPVVPHSMERLMELELAPFVKAIEGGVDAIMTAHVVFAALEENGVPSTLSYRILTELLREQLSFQGLIVTDCLEMKAISEGIGVAEGAVRAIEAGSDIILVSHRLDRQVAAIEAVIAAVESGRIPESRIDESVLRVMTYKYKREINFASLASVPTEPISTPEHQLLAKELSRKSITLVKDEVGKALDLNEPTLVIWTEVQTGTEIDEVVDREGTLGSTLAEISGKSVDEVYLGLYPTDTEIAGVLEACAGKKQVVIVTYNATFSTGQTSLVKTLAQKEGLHFIVAAGRNPYDLLEFPEVKTYLACYENRPLAMVSLANVLLGKEKPVGRLPVTLSEQYPIGWRQY from the coding sequence ATGTCATTGTCATCTACTAACTCACATCAACCCTTAACTTTACGTCAAAAAGTAGGTCAATTGTTTATTTGTGGGTTTGAGTCCTTGGAACCGAATGAAGCGATTACTCAATTAATAGAAAAATACGGCCTTGGCGGTGTGATCTATTTTCGGAGAAATGTGAATGATGCGCATCAACTCGCCCAATTGTCGAATGACCTGCAAACGATGAGTCAGCAAAGCGGAGGACAACCCTTGTTCATTGCGGTAGACCAAGAAGGTGGAATGGTATCGCGCATTGAAAAAGGAGCGACGCTGCTTCCAGGCAACATGGCGCTCGGGGCAGCTTTTGCTCCAGCAGGCGTATACGCAAGTTCGAAAGTGATGGGGAAGGAACTTCGCCAAATGGGTGTTAACATGAATTTCGCGCCTTGTTTGGATATTAACAACAATCGTTTGAATCCTGTCATCGGCGTACGTTCTTATGGTGAAACTGCAGCGATTGTGAGTGATATGGGAACACATGCGGTGAAGGGCTTGCAGGATATGGGCGTAATTGCTACGGTTAAGCATTTCCCAGGTCACGGGGACACGTCGGAAGACTCGCATCATGATCTGCCTGTTGTGCCGCACAGCATGGAACGGTTAATGGAGCTGGAGTTAGCCCCGTTCGTGAAAGCGATTGAAGGTGGCGTAGATGCGATTATGACCGCTCACGTGGTGTTCGCTGCGCTTGAGGAGAATGGGGTTCCCTCTACGTTGTCATACCGTATTCTAACGGAATTATTGCGTGAACAACTTAGTTTCCAAGGACTGATTGTGACCGATTGCCTGGAAATGAAGGCGATTTCCGAGGGAATCGGTGTCGCGGAAGGCGCTGTTCGCGCTATTGAGGCTGGATCGGATATCATTCTCGTCAGTCATAGGCTGGATCGTCAAGTAGCGGCGATCGAAGCGGTCATAGCGGCCGTTGAGAGTGGACGTATTCCAGAGTCGCGTATTGATGAATCGGTACTGCGTGTTATGACTTACAAATATAAGCGGGAAATTAACTTCGCCTCGCTTGCTTCAGTTCCGACCGAACCGATTTCTACTCCGGAGCATCAACTCCTGGCCAAAGAGCTTAGCCGCAAAAGCATTACATTGGTCAAAGATGAAGTTGGCAAAGCACTTGATCTGAATGAGCCTACATTGGTAATATGGACGGAAGTACAAACAGGAACAGAAATCGATGAAGTGGTTGATCGCGAAGGGACGTTGGGCAGTACGCTTGCAGAAATCAGCGGAAAATCTGTTGATGAGGTATACTTAGGATTGTACCCGACAGATACGGAAATTGCAGGTGTTTTGGAAGCCTGTGCAGGCAAGAAACAAGTGGTTATCGTGACCTACAATGCCACTTTCTCCACTGGACAGACAAGCTTGGTAAAAACCTTGGCGCAAAAGGAAGGACTGCATTTCATTGTAGCTGCAGGCCGCAACCCGTATGATTTACTTGAGTTTCCTGAGGTGAAAACGTATTTGGCTTGTTACGAAAATCGTCCATTGGCGATGGTGTCGCTTGCGAATGTACTGCTGGGGAAAGAAAAACCGGTTGGACGACTGCCTGTTACGTTATCGGAACAATATCCGATTGGCTGGAGGCAGTACTGA
- a CDS encoding ROK family protein codes for MSGEEKQNGSLREYYVGVDLGGTKMLAALVASDGSIIAQEEIPTLAKQGADSVLDRLGSLIEGLLAASPGGRGIVRGIGVATAGTLDTAKGVVTLASNLGWRDVAVASVLSDRFACAVRLENDATAAAAGEWLAGAGEGSPDCLFVTISTGIGGGIISGGRLIAGTNHNAGELGHISIDGNGMLCPCGNVGCLELYASGTAIGRRGAEHVRRAAEGASSHGALARLAGGDPDRVDARLVAAAAAEGDADASGILREAGRALGIGLVSILHLLNPQVVVLGGGASHIGEPLLAPMREIIEERCLPSIRSQVRFVASALGSSAGAVGAALLMTRNDN; via the coding sequence ATGAGTGGGGAAGAGAAACAAAATGGAAGTCTACGCGAATATTATGTAGGCGTTGATTTGGGCGGCACGAAGATGTTGGCCGCTCTCGTAGCAAGCGATGGCAGCATCATCGCGCAGGAAGAAATTCCCACCTTGGCGAAGCAGGGGGCGGATTCGGTTCTCGATCGGCTGGGCAGCCTGATCGAGGGCTTGCTCGCGGCGTCGCCCGGCGGCCGCGGCATCGTTCGCGGGATTGGCGTTGCCACCGCGGGCACGCTGGACACGGCGAAGGGTGTCGTCACCCTCGCCTCGAACCTCGGCTGGCGCGACGTTGCCGTCGCCAGCGTGCTGTCGGACCGCTTCGCATGCGCGGTCCGGCTGGAGAATGACGCCACCGCGGCTGCGGCTGGCGAATGGCTGGCCGGCGCGGGCGAAGGCTCGCCGGACTGCTTGTTCGTGACGATCTCCACGGGGATCGGCGGGGGCATTATATCCGGCGGCCGCTTGATCGCCGGAACGAACCATAACGCAGGGGAGCTTGGTCACATTTCCATTGATGGCAATGGGATGCTCTGTCCCTGCGGGAATGTGGGGTGCCTGGAGCTCTACGCGTCAGGCACTGCGATAGGTCGTCGCGGCGCCGAGCACGTGCGCCGCGCAGCCGAGGGCGCCAGCAGCCACGGCGCCCTCGCGCGGCTCGCGGGAGGCGACCCGGACCGCGTCGATGCGCGGTTGGTCGCGGCCGCAGCCGCGGAAGGGGATGCCGACGCAAGCGGCATCCTGCGTGAAGCAGGACGAGCCCTCGGCATCGGGCTCGTCAGCATCCTCCACCTGCTGAATCCGCAGGTGGTCGTTCTTGGCGGCGGCGCTTCGCATATCGGCGAGCCGCTCCTGGCTCCGATGCGCGAGATCATCGAGGAGCGCTGTCTGCCTTCGATTCGCAGTCAAGTGCGATTCGTGGCTTCTGCGCTAGGTTCTTCGGCAGGCGCCGTAGGTGCAGCGCTTCTGATGACGAGAAACGATAACTGA